The genome window ACCGCTTTTGAGTCATCTAAGCACATTTCACTTGTCATACAGGCACAATGGAAGAAGTATATTACCTTGAAAAACTACCAGCGCGTGAGATTGCATGTTGTTAAAGTTCAAGCTCTCTGGCGGATGAAGATGGCAGTCACTACCTACAGAAGGACACAGTGGGCTGCAACAGTAATTCAGGAGCATGTTAGGGCCTCTGCTCTGGCAAGGGAAGAGCGTGAATGTTACTGCTTGCTGAGATCAGCAGCTATCAAAATCCAGAGAAACTATCGGAGACGCAAGACTCAGAGACTGCAGAGGGAGAACCATGCTGCCACAGTGATACAAACTGCATTTAAGAAATGGCACAGTGACCAAATGGCCCGAAGAACCGCAGCTGCCCTGAAGATTCAGTCTTGCTACAGAATGCACAGGTGCCTAAAACTGTACATGGGCACCCAGCGGAGCGCCATCCTCATTCAGGCTTGGTGTAGAGGTCATGCACAGAGACGCAACTTTGAGACACTGAAACTGCAGCATCACTCTGCCACTGTCATCCAAAGTGCTTTTAGGGCAAGGACGGTCAGAAAACAGATGGTGACGATGAGACAATCCGCAGTTGTGATTCAGCGTTGGTTCAGGGCTTCTGTACAAAGAGATGCAGGGAGGCAACAATTCCTGAAGATGAGATGTGCTGCTGTTACCATACAGTCCGCTTATCGTGGACATACGGCTCGGAGACTACTGCAACAACAGAACCAGGCAGCCACAGTCATCCAGACAACTTTCATGAAGTTTGTGGCCAGACGAAAATTCTTGTCCTTGAAAAAATCTGCAATTGTTGTCCAACAGCGATTTAGAGCCAAGCTAGTAGGGGAGAAATCAAGGAAAGAATATATGGCCCTCCAATATTCTGCATTGAGAATACAAGCTATCTGGAGAGGtagggcagagaggaagaggcttgAAAAACTGCAAAAATGCGCCACACTCATTCAGTCTTCCTACCGTAGGCATGTATTGCAGTCACAGTTCAGGTCAAGAAAGGAGGCAGCTTGGACCATCCAAAGCCAGTACAGAGCTTATAGGGCAGGGAAAACGATTAGAACTGATTATCTCCTGGTCAAGAAGGCTGCTGTTACTGTACAAGCCTGGTTCCGTGGCATGAGAGTTAGGCAAGAGCTGAGGCAAAAACACCAGGCCgctactgtccttcagtcagtaGTGAGAGTCATTCTCTGTAGAAGACAATATGTGTTACTGCAACGTGCCGCTGTAGTCCTCCAGTGTCGGTACCGGGCTCTTGTAGCAAGCAGAACACAGCGAGCGCAGTACAGCCAGCTGAAATTGGCTACAGTAAAGCTACAGTCTGCTTACCGGGGATCCAGCGTCCGAAGAGACCTAAGGACGAAACACCAAGCTGCTACGGTCATCCAAGCTCAGTTAAGGATGCACAAAGTGCGTCAGGCCTATCTTGCTGCAAAGGTGGCGGCCATCGTTGTACAGCAGCATTACAGGGCCAATCGCCTCCGAGATCTACAGATGCAGTGGTACACCTCAGTGAAGTCCGCTGCAGTTGTGATTCAGGCAGTGTATCGCGGTCACAGAGCAAGAATGGAGGTTGCTAGGATGCACCACTCAGCCATGATCATTCAGAGGAGGTTCCTCACTTTCAGGGACAGGAAACGCTTCCTTGCTGTCAAAACTGCTGTTCTACTATGTCAACAGAGATGCAGGGATGTGGCCATGGTAAGAAAAGAACAGAGGGACTATCTGTTGAAGCTTAGGGCAGCCATTGCTCTACAAGCAGCTTTCAGAGGGATGAAGGTCCGGAAGCAGTTGCAGACTGAATGCAGAGCGGCCATACTCATTCAATCTCACGTCCGGAAACACCTGCAGAGGGCTCACTATAAGAGGCTTCAGTGGGCTGTGAACACAGTGCAGGCTCGTTACAGAGCCAACAACAAGATGATTGAAGACCGGAAAGCACTGTGCATAAAGAGGAGGGCTGTTGTCGTGTTACAGGCTGCCTTCCGGGGCATGCTTTCCAGACAGCGCATGAGAGAGATGCGCAAGGCTGCCAGTGTTCTCCAGAGAAGTTACAGGGCGCACTGCGAACGCCGACAGTACCTCTCCCTGAGATCCTCTGTCCTTGCCATTCAACAAAAATATCGTGCTGCTGTTGCAGTGAAACAGCAGATGCATCACTACCAACGAATGCGCAGTGCCGCAATCCTGCTCCAAGCAGGATACAGAGGCCAGAGAGCCAGAAAGGAGCTCAGTCTTCAACATCAAGCTGCCACCACGATCCAGGCTGGCTTCAGAAAGCACAGAGAGGAAGTCAAGTTCCAGGCCATGAAGTTTGCTGCCATTATCATCCAGAGATGCTTCAGATGTTACATTCAAATGAAACGAGACAGAGACCAGTTCTTGACACTGAAGGATTCGGCCATAGTCCTTCAGGCAGCTTTCAGAGGGCGTTGCGTTCGCCATGACGTTGCTAAGATGAAGAGAGCTGCTACTGTGATTCAGGCCAACTTCAGGATGCACAAGGAGCAGGTCAAGTTCCAGGCCATGAGATTGTCTGCGGTCATCATTCAGAGGTACTACAGATCTCACATTCAAAGAAAACGAGACCGAGACAGATTCATAAAGATCAGAGAGTCTGCCATTGTCCTTCAGGCAGCTTTCAGAGGGCGTTGCGTGCGCCATGACGTTGCTAAGATGAAGAGAGCTGCTACTGTGATTCAGGCCAACTTCAGGATGCACAAGGAGCAGGTCAAATTCCAGGCCATGAGATTGTCTGCGGTCATCATTCAGAGGTACTACAGATCTCACATTCAAAGAAAACGAGACCGAGACAGATTCATAAAGATCAGAGAGTCTGCCATTGTCCTTCAGGCGGCTTTCAGAGAAATGACGGCACGGAAACAGTTGCAGACGGAATGCAGAGCGGCCATACTCATTCAATCTCACGTCCGGAAACACCTGCAGAGGGCTCACTATAAGATGCTTCAGTGGGCTGTGAACACAGTGCAGGCTCGTTACAGAGCCAACAACAAGATGATTGAAGACCGGAAAGCACTGTGCATAAAGAGGAGGGCTGTTGTCGTGTTACAGGCTGCCTTCCGGGGCATGCGATCAAGACTGAGCACTGGAGAGATGCACAAGGCCGCCAGTGTTCTCCAGAGAAGTTACAGGGCGCACTGCGAACGCCGACAGTACCTCTCCCTGAGATCCTCTGTCCTTGCCATTCAACAAAAATATCGTGCTGCTGTTGCAGTGAAACAGCAGATGCATCACTACCAACGAATGCGCAGTGCCGCAATCTTGCTCCAAGCAGCATACAGAGGCCAGAGAGCCAGAAAGGAGCTCAGTCTTCAACATCAAGCTGCCACCACGATCCAGGCTGGCTTCAGAAAGCACAGAGAGGAAGTCAAGTTCCAGGCCATGAAGTTTGCTGCCATTATCATCCAGAGATGCTTCAGATGTTACATTCAAATGAAACGAGACCGAGACCAGTTCTTGACACTGAAGGATTCGGCCATAGTCCTTCAGGCAGCTTTCAGAGGGCGTTGTGTGCGCCATGATGTTGCTAAGATGAAGAGAGCTGCTACTGTGATTCAGGCCAACTTCAGGATGCACAAGGAGCAGGTCAAGTTCCAGGCCATGAGATTGTCTGCTGTCATCATTCAGAGGTACTACAGATCTCACATTCAAAGGAAACAAGACCGAGACCAGTTCTTGACACTGAAGGATTCGGCCATAGTTCTTCAGGCAGCTTTCAGAGGGTATCGCGTTCGACAAGACGTTGCTAAGATGTGCAGAGCTGCTACTGTGATCCAGGCCAACTTCAGGATGCACAAGGAGCAGTCTGCTTATAGGAGGCAGCATTGGGCAGCCAGTGTTCTTCAGCAAAGATTCAGAGCTCAGAGACTGAGGAACTCTCAGTTGGAGAACTACCATCAGATGAGAAATGCTGTGATAAACCTTCAGGCCTTGTATAGGGGAAAACAGGCAATGGAGCTGGCTAAACGGATGATGGCAGCCAGGAAGATTCAGTCATTTCTGAGAATGAGCATCAGACGACAACGCTTCTTGAAGGAAAAAGCTGCTGTTCTGTTGATCCAGTCTGCCTTCAGAAGACACCAGGCCAGGACACGGTACAACGAAACACAAGCCTCTGCAGTCACGATCCAAAGATGGTTCAGATCATGCAACGTCCTCAGACGACAAAGGGACGACTACTTGGCCATCAGAGAAGCTGCTGTGAAGCTTCAGTCAGCCATCCGTGGAACCCTGGCAAGAAGGCTGGCCAGACGCAAACGTGCGGCTGTCAAGATCCAGTCCGTGATACGCATGTCCATCCAACGGAGAAGTTATCTGACCCTGCGATCCAGCACGGTAAAGCTGCAGTCTCACTGCAGGGCTTGGGTGGCGAGGAGGAGATTCCTGATGCGTCAGACAGCGGCCGCTACTCTCCAAAAGCACTACAGAGGCCGGCAGGCCCAGAGAGAGCAGCGATCCCTGTACCTAAAGACCCTGACCAGTGTCAAAATGCTGCAGGCCAGAGTGCGTGGACACATCCAACTCAAGAGGTACCAGAATCTCAAGAGAAGTGCAGTCACAATTCAGGTCTGTACCAAAGTAATATTTCCTCTGTCGTCTGATGTAAACATTCTTTGAATTTATTAACAATACCTTAACAAAATGCCAAAATTAGACCGTAAATGCAGTTGAAAAAAGACTGTTCCTTTTTCCATTCAGGCATTTTACCGTGGAATGGTGGAGAGGCGTCGGTTTCAGCATCAAAGGGCATCTGCTGCTATAATACAGGAACGTTTCAGGGCCCATCTCCTCTGCCGAAGAGAGAGGGCAAAATACCTGGAAATGAAGAAGTCTGCTGTTCTTATTCAAGTTAGTAATCAATcgactactactgctaataataTTCCGTACTGAGATGAATCGACGTTATTTTATTGATCGTGGTGGAATGTTATCTTGTTTGGGTTGCAGGCAGTGTTCCGTGGTGATCTTGCCAGACAGAGTGCCAAGAAACGCCAGGCGGCTGTCTCCACAGTCCACCGCTGTATGCAGACCAGGCATCTACGCAACAGGTAATAATAAAACTTCTCTTTTTTAGTTGCTTGACCATcagaaatggtttgtcctctTTAAGTTTCATAGATTGCATTGATGACACGGGTCCTGTCGACTTGTTTTGGATGTGCCTTATTTAACCTCGAAAAAGTGGGCCTCGGTCAAATGAAGTGCTTGGTTTTGTTTTCCTCCAGGTTCCTAGTGATCCAGTGTAGTGTAAGGGTCATTCAGTGCAGATGGAGGGAGACCTTAAAAGCCAGGGAAGAGCGTCGCAACTTCCTGGTCATGAAAGCTGCCGCTGTTACAATCGAAGCGTCATGGAGAGGCCATGCGACCAGGAATCGCCTGCATAAGGTAAGACCACTACACCCCTGGATCCAACCAGGTTCATCTTTCTTTTGATGGCCAACTCTGATGATTGAGTCATCCAGACTGAACCTCTATCTCCCCTCCAGGAGCAGCGGGCTGCGGTGCTGGTCCAGTCGTCCTTCCGGGGATGGGTCCAGAAACGGGCGTtccagagacaaagagaggctgCCCTGGTCCTACAGAGGAGAGTCCGAGCTATGCAGCAGGCTAAAGCAGAGAGCGTCAAATACACACGTTTGAAACAGGCTACCATCACTGTCCAGGCTCACTGCAGAGGTTGGATTGCCAGGAGACAGGTAATAGAACTTACTTTGTAACCTGATCTAGGAATAGTTTAGCCTACGATAAATCGTTAGTGTTACTTTTAGGATGGGTGAAATCAACTGACCCTGAATCAGTGCTAAATGCTGAGATTATTACAAGAAAGCCAACTGTCACTTCTCTTCTATAGTGGTCTCAGAAAACACGATATCGAAACACCATCGTTTGTTTTGTCCTGTCTTGTAGTTGAGAGAAGAGGCCTCTGCTGAGAGGAGGGTGCGTTTCTGCGCGTCTGTGTACCACCACCTCTGTGCTGTGCGGATCCAGAGAGCTCTGAGGTCACACTGGGCTCTGCGGTCTGCCAAGAGACAGATCACCTCTGTCATTTTTATACAGGTACAACATCATCCCTTAACTATTGGAACCCCCCCCAAACTGTATGTT of Oncorhynchus gorbuscha isolate QuinsamMale2020 ecotype Even-year linkage group LG15, OgorEven_v1.0, whole genome shotgun sequence contains these proteins:
- the aspm gene encoding LOW QUALITY PROTEIN: abnormal spindle-like microcephaly-associated protein (The sequence of the model RefSeq protein was modified relative to this genomic sequence to represent the inferred CDS: deleted 2 bases in 1 codon; substituted 1 base at 1 genomic stop codon); this encodes MAQLSARGGFLDFSPIKKEDSPAVSYGNKENNSSHPVLSLIQFSRAPFVTFGNVKLGSSKSLVLCIENPVEDANIEVAIDKIASTKGFSVDQTRFTIPPEERVNLTITWTPIEEGGIRELITFIANGVVKHQAILLGRADAPKRRKKSLWDSIKSKKAFDLSDPPREKKTQCLPXRAANKTFHVSRTPQYRREKVRSPLASLNKKACTPVEGQKFKQDVLGQLSFDNVQKNSPVVILVPAAKLIDSSDAAASYSCPVGTPECRDLTRLLNMTVSPVGTPERFQKLMPHIQSLQSPAHVIDDAVADISHTVLAGTPVLSVRDALALIESDLTHVVGASPPNACSSFDFSHSLESANGEKNCGPVKSVIDIKALSESPIKSDPAQPRLTFFIKPKRVTDKEGRVEVGEDVPQSKKVTFTTTTVIKSKPVPVQVRSPGVRRIKTSRRRLLEKTLELSGDSGHSESSPGTTVTPSLPVIDSDANHDSPLTISPREARLQALESVSCRPVCLDAIPAPVNLSLSSPLPMNPSTGGPQHLGLDDSILGVTQLHTAPIVESLPDRPGVFPVYNQSQFDMRVVRSKKRKSDEFLRDGGEKVEDAAEKSMFHVKKSRVSTVVKGPNRPAQQKGFSASSHRQQTKTSASVRTSSASSMKAPKSVPPAQAKQPAPKPGPQGAQKSFGGSSVKTAKIVAVAQSKLAFIKPGQTAIPRHPMPFAAKNMFYDERWIEKQETGFTWWINYVLTPDDFKVNTEVTKVNAVSLAMGGNDKFAVNKAPTKEEMSFSTYTARRRLNRLRRSACQLFTSEPMVKAIQRLELEVEARRLLVRKDRHLWKDIGERQKVLNWLLSYNPLWLRIGLETIYGEMISLESNSDVMGLAMFILKRLLWNPDIAAEFRHAKVPNLYKDGHEGALSRFTLKKLLLLVCFLDKAKESRMIEHDPCLFCMDAEFKTTKDLLLAFSRDFLSGEGILPRHLGYMGLLVSHIQTPLDEFNFAVKNLSVDLKCGIRLVRVMELFIQDWSLSRKLRMPAISRLQKVHNVDIALQVLRARGVDLKDEHDAVIDSRDIVDGHREKTLNLLWKIIFAFQVEVLLDEDQLREEISFLKHTWTTKQRLASLRADKGVLQKTAKPRPPFKHSSSKITLLMEWVNAVCQFYHLKAENFTVSFSDGRILCYLIHHYHPSHLPADGVSHNTTQTVECSQRGRVELNSSSSDSDNSFDTWPTTQNGLVLPSMEFKELLENEKNNFRLVNTAVSDLGGVPAMMNPADMSNTIPNEKVVTCYLSFLCARLLDLRNETRAARIIQGAWRKYRLKKDLKLYQERTVAAGKIQVLVRQFLQRRRAVCQTAAAVRIQAAWRGYSVRNALTLRRKALLWARQVAAATTIQAQWKKYITLKNYQRVRLHVVKVQALWRMKMAVTTYRRTQWAATVIQEHVRASALAREERECYCLLRSAAIKIQRNYRRRKTQRLQRENHAATVIQTAFKKWHSDQMARRTAAALKIQSCYRMHRCLKLYMGTQRSAILIQAWCRGHAQRRNFETLKLQHHSATVIQSAFRARTVRKQMVTMRQSAVVIQRWFRASVQRDAGRQQFLKMRCAAVTIQSAYRGHTARRLLQQQNQAATVIQTTFMKFVARRKFLSLKKSAIVVQQRFRAKLVGEKSRKEYMALQYSALRIQAIWRGRAERKRLEKLQKCATLIQSSYRRHVLQSQFRSRKEAAWTIQSQYRAYRAGKTIRTDYLLVKKAAVTVQAWFRGMRVRQELRQKHQAATVLQSVVRVILCRRQYVLLQRAAVVLQCRYRALVASRTQRAQYSQLKLATVKLQSAYRGSSVRRDLRTKHQAATVIQAQLRMHKVRQAYLAAKVAAIVVQQHYRANRLRDLQMQWYTSVKSAAVVIQAVYRGHRARMEVARMHHSAMIIQRRFLTFRDRKRFLAVKTAVLLCQQRCRDVAMVRKEQRDYLLKLRAAIALQAAFRGMKVRKQLQTECRAAILIQSHVRKHLQRAHYKRLQWAVNTVQARYRANNKMIEDRKALCIKRRAVVVLQAAFRGMLSRQRMREMRKAASVLQRSYRAHCERRQYLSLRSSVLAIQQKYRAAVAVKQQMHHYQRMRSAAILLQAGYRGQRARKELSLQHQAATTIQAGFRKHREEVKFQAMKFAAIIIQRCFRCYIQMKRDRDQFLTLKDSAIVLQAAFRGRCVRHDVAKMKRAATVIQANFRMHKEQVKFQAMRLSAVIIQRYYRSHIQRKRDRDRFIKIRESAIVLQAAFRGRCVRHDVAKMKRAATVIQANFRMHKEQVKFQAMRLSAVIIQRYYRSHIQRKRDRDRFIKIRESAIVLQAAFREMTARKQLQTECRAAILIQSHVRKHLQRAHYKMLQWAVNTVQARYRANNKMIEDRKALCIKRRAVVVLQAAFRGMRSRLSTGEMHKAASVLQRSYRAHCERRQYLSLRSSVLAIQQKYRAAVAVKQQMHHYQRMRSAAILLQAAYRGQRARKELSLQHQAATTIQAGFRKHREEVKFQAMKFAAIIIQRCFRCYIQMKRDRDQFLTLKDSAIVLQAAFRGRCVRHDVAKMKRAATVIQANFRMHKEQVKFQAMRLSAVIIQRYYRSHIQRKQDRDQFLTLKDSAIVLQAAFRGYRVRQDVAKMCRAATVIQANFRMHKEQSAYRRQHWAASVLQQRFRAQRLRNSQLENYHQMRNAVINLQALYRGKQAMELAKRMMAARKIQSFLRMSIRRQRFLKEKAAVLLIQSAFRRHQARTRYNETQASAVTIQRWFRSCNVLRRQRDDYLAIREAAVKLQSAIRGTLARRLARRKRAAVKIQSVIRMSIQRRSYLTLRSSTVKLQSHCRAWVARRRFLMRQTAAATLQKHYRGRQAQREQRSLYLKTLTSVKMLQARVRGHIQLKRYQNLKRSAVTIQAFYRGMVERRRFQHQRASAAIIQERFRAHLLCRRERAKYLEMKKSAVLIQAVFRGDLARQSAKKRQAAVSTVHRCMQTRHLRNRFLVIQCSVRVIQCRWRETLKAREERRNFLVMKAAAVTIEASWRGHATRNRLHKEQRAAVLVQSSFRGWVQKRAFQRQREAALVLQRRVRAMQQAKAESVKYTRLKQATITVQAHCRGWIARRQLREEASAERRVRFCASVYHHLCAVRIQRALRSHWALRSAKRQITSVIFIQRWLRARIQRLRYLEDRRRVVVAQRAARSWLARRRRAASTIQHAARTFLLRRREQRVQQGIIKAQALWRGHQSRKLHDNRKVVSLRHRLRKVSEEVREEDRLCNKTSWAIEYLLKYKHFSYILEALKNLETATRLSPECCERLVTSGATLVIFTLIRSCNRSVPSMEVITYAIQVLLNLSKYDKTIEAVYAVENSVDTLLDLLQIYREKAGDKVADKGGSIFTKACFLLIILLQDQYRALEVRKLSKAVDRLRSIYRLTARKHKMDAERTVVKQKMGASINGSFIVPATPRKSKPVPKFSPDWVLRKDKLQDIVDPLRAVQMVADVFSIVL